Proteins co-encoded in one Eschrichtius robustus isolate mEscRob2 chromosome 8, mEscRob2.pri, whole genome shotgun sequence genomic window:
- the FAM221A gene encoding protein FAM221A isoform X1, with amino-acid sequence MERLTLPAGGAAAVDEYMEYRRIVGEDDGEKLFTPEEYEEYKRKVLPMRLQNRLFVSWRSPTGMDCKLVGPETLCFCTHRYKQHKTDFETIPQQRPISLPCQVTGCPCRAYLYVPLNGMQPIRCRCKHFADQHSAGPGFMCNACSKCSGFHSCFTCACGQPAYAHDTVVETKQERLAQRKPVGRDVPYAAMGGLTGFSSLAEDYMRLDDSGIGAPSVEFLDSPVTAMDHPFLKAFQALSSSSPETLTDVGTSSQVSSLRKPEEDDIAFFERRYQERIKMEKAAKQKGKAPLPSTTKPS; translated from the exons ATGGAGCGGCTGACGTTGCCCGCCGGCGGCGCGGCGGCCGTGGACGAGTACATGGAGTACCGGAG AATTGTTGGTGAGGATGATGGAGAGAAACTTTTTACTCCTGAAGAATATGAAGAATACAAAAGAAAAGTCTTACCTATGCGTTTACAGAACAGATTATTCGTGAGCTGGCGATCACCAACTGGAATGGATTGTAAACTTGTGGGTCCAGAGACACTGTGTTTTTGTACCCATAG gtATAAGCAACATAAAACTGACTTTGAAACGATTCCTCAGCAGCGCCCCATCAGTCTGCCTTGTCAAGTGACGGGCTGCCCATGCAGGGCTTACCTCTACGTGCCTCTGAATGGCATGCAGCCCATTCGCTGCAGGTGCAAGCACTTTGCTGATCAGCATAGTGCTGGGCCTGGCTTTATGTGCAATGCCT GTTCTAAGTGTTCAGGATTCCATAGTTGCTTCACTTGTGCTTGTGGTCAGCCTGCATATGCCCATGACACAGTAGTGGAAACTAAGCAAGAAAGACTGGCTCAGAGAAAACCGGTGGGACGGGATGTTCCTTATGCAGCAATGGGAGGACTAACTGGCTTTAGCTCGCTGGCAGAGGACTACATGCGATTAGATGACAGTGGAATTG GTGCACCTTCAGTTGAATTTTTAGACTCTCCAGTTACAGCCATGGACCACCCATTTCTAAAAGCATTTCAAGCATTATCTAGCTCTTCTCCAGAAACACTAACAGATG taGGTACAAGCAGTCAAGTTTCTTCCTTAAGGAAACCTGAAGAGGATGATATAGCTTTCTTTGAAAGACGATACCAGGAAAGG
- the FAM221A gene encoding protein FAM221A isoform X2 — translation MERLTLPAGGAAAVDEYMEYRRIVGEDDGEKLFTPEEYEEYKRKVLPMRLQNRLFVSWRSPTGMDCKLVGPETLCFCTHRYKQHKTDFETIPQQRPISLPCQVTGCPCRAYLYVPLNGMQPIRCRCKHFADQHSAGPGFMCNACSKCSGFHSCFTCACGQPAYAHDTVVETKQERLAQRKPVGRDVPYAAMGGLTGFSSLAEDYMRLDDSGIVGTSSQVSSLRKPEEDDIAFFERRYQERIKMEKAAKQKGKAPLPSTTKPS, via the exons ATGGAGCGGCTGACGTTGCCCGCCGGCGGCGCGGCGGCCGTGGACGAGTACATGGAGTACCGGAG AATTGTTGGTGAGGATGATGGAGAGAAACTTTTTACTCCTGAAGAATATGAAGAATACAAAAGAAAAGTCTTACCTATGCGTTTACAGAACAGATTATTCGTGAGCTGGCGATCACCAACTGGAATGGATTGTAAACTTGTGGGTCCAGAGACACTGTGTTTTTGTACCCATAG gtATAAGCAACATAAAACTGACTTTGAAACGATTCCTCAGCAGCGCCCCATCAGTCTGCCTTGTCAAGTGACGGGCTGCCCATGCAGGGCTTACCTCTACGTGCCTCTGAATGGCATGCAGCCCATTCGCTGCAGGTGCAAGCACTTTGCTGATCAGCATAGTGCTGGGCCTGGCTTTATGTGCAATGCCT GTTCTAAGTGTTCAGGATTCCATAGTTGCTTCACTTGTGCTTGTGGTCAGCCTGCATATGCCCATGACACAGTAGTGGAAACTAAGCAAGAAAGACTGGCTCAGAGAAAACCGGTGGGACGGGATGTTCCTTATGCAGCAATGGGAGGACTAACTGGCTTTAGCTCGCTGGCAGAGGACTACATGCGATTAGATGACAGTGGAATTG taGGTACAAGCAGTCAAGTTTCTTCCTTAAGGAAACCTGAAGAGGATGATATAGCTTTCTTTGAAAGACGATACCAGGAAAGG